In Curtobacterium sp. L6-1, a genomic segment contains:
- a CDS encoding GerMN domain-containing protein: MTTRTQHRLRGLLATALAALTLVGVTACAAIPVSGPVRSGQSITDESQSGGVDYRPSGPEAGSDQAEVLTQFIDAATGAQNDYAVAREFLSARFSQKWNPRQGVTVRQGDGEVERVGTRELTYTLTASATVDADGEYTQAVRPTSSTLTFQFTREDGEWRIAYAPDGIILSPVNFVSVFQPHALYFYDPTYRFLVPDERWFLARSSTSTRIVSALLAGPADWLEGSVVSSFPEGTQLSLNAVTIDSGSAQVDLSSEALRSSTVEKVRMREQLTDSLSSIATVSSVDLTVEGVPVSLPDSSGTSAQRNPDVDARPLVVRGGTAGYATPGSGDVSGLGGGMSAQVAGLDPRSLALSASGSVAAVGNRDGVFVVRSGRDPLRIDTRDDLVPPTVDDQGFIWVAERSDSRSITAYGLLGDPHVVTSTLPEGRLVSFQVSRDSTRALALLDTDEGAALYVVAITRGSDRVPTSLGPPVRVQAADGTPVGATWVDELDVASVGRTATGTDVVRTTVGGQSETLAKPDGTATTIAGGSGGALLLRTTDGEVQQSTGGAWDRTGVEASVLGIQR; this comes from the coding sequence GTGACGACCAGGACCCAGCACCGCCTGCGCGGACTCCTCGCGACCGCCCTCGCCGCCCTGACGCTGGTCGGCGTGACCGCCTGTGCGGCGATCCCGGTGTCCGGCCCCGTCCGGTCCGGGCAGTCGATCACCGACGAGTCCCAGTCCGGCGGCGTCGACTACCGGCCCTCCGGACCCGAGGCCGGCTCCGACCAGGCCGAGGTGCTCACGCAGTTCATCGACGCCGCCACCGGTGCCCAGAACGACTACGCCGTCGCTCGCGAGTTCCTCAGTGCCCGGTTCTCCCAGAAGTGGAACCCGCGGCAGGGCGTCACGGTCCGGCAGGGCGACGGCGAGGTGGAGCGGGTCGGCACCCGTGAGCTGACGTACACCCTGACCGCGAGCGCCACGGTCGACGCCGACGGGGAGTACACGCAGGCGGTCCGACCGACCTCGTCGACCCTGACGTTCCAGTTCACCCGCGAGGACGGCGAGTGGCGCATCGCCTACGCGCCGGACGGCATCATCCTGTCGCCGGTGAACTTCGTGTCGGTGTTCCAGCCGCACGCGTTGTACTTCTACGACCCGACCTACCGCTTCCTCGTCCCCGACGAGCGCTGGTTCCTCGCCCGCTCCTCGACGAGCACGCGCATCGTCAGCGCCCTGCTCGCCGGACCGGCGGACTGGCTCGAGGGCTCCGTCGTCTCGTCGTTCCCGGAGGGCACGCAGCTCTCGCTGAACGCCGTCACGATCGACAGCGGCAGCGCCCAGGTCGACCTGTCGAGCGAGGCGCTCCGGTCGAGCACGGTCGAGAAGGTCCGGATGCGCGAGCAGCTCACCGACTCGCTGTCCTCGATCGCCACCGTCTCGTCCGTCGACCTGACCGTCGAGGGCGTCCCGGTGTCCCTGCCCGACTCGAGCGGCACGAGCGCCCAGCGCAACCCCGACGTCGACGCCAGACCCCTCGTGGTCCGCGGCGGCACGGCGGGCTACGCGACGCCCGGCTCCGGCGACGTCTCCGGCCTCGGCGGCGGCATGAGCGCACAGGTCGCCGGGCTCGACCCCCGGTCCCTCGCGCTCTCCGCCTCGGGCAGCGTCGCGGCGGTCGGCAACCGCGACGGCGTGTTCGTCGTCCGCAGCGGCCGCGACCCCCTGCGCATCGACACCCGGGACGACCTCGTCCCGCCGACGGTCGACGACCAGGGGTTCATCTGGGTCGCCGAGCGGTCCGACTCCCGCTCGATCACCGCCTACGGCCTCCTGGGCGACCCCCACGTCGTGACGTCCACGCTGCCGGAGGGACGCCTCGTCTCGTTCCAGGTCTCCCGCGACTCGACCCGGGCGCTCGCACTGCTCGACACCGACGAGGGCGCAGCGCTCTACGTCGTCGCCATCACCCGCGGCTCGGACCGGGTGCCGACCTCGCTCGGTCCGCCGGTGCGGGTCCAGGCGGCCGACGGCACGCCGGTCGGTGCGACCTGGGTCGACGAGCTCGACGTCGCCTCGGTGGGACGGACCGCGACGGGCACGGACGTCGTGCGGACCACCGTGGGCGGGCAGTCGGAGACCCTTGCGAAGCCCGACGGCACGGCGACGACGATCGCCGGCGGGAGCGGCGGAGCGCTGTTGCTGCGCACGACCGACGGCGAGGTACAGCAGTCGACCGGAGGCGCGTGGGACCGCACGGGCGTGGAGGCGTCGGTCCTGGGCATCCAGCGCTGA
- the mtrB gene encoding MtrAB system histidine kinase MtrB: MPSTPVPVPFRRFRRRTRSWLRRIWRGIAYLWRRSLLVRSVAITVLTTGLAVAVIGTAVMVSISNNVYAQRRDQIEAESARATIVAQGIFDAATAAEDNDQTELETLQSEAQNAILSNTTSPGGTSIAIERTPGASTPQILQNVASRGFPDAVITDELRARVAADTGELSLQPVRLDGPDGRSPGLAVGSTLQVPGAGQYELYLVYDLSDAQQTLDFVSQTLSIGGVALIVLIALVTSLVVRLVVVPIRGAAETSRKIAAGRLDERIPVRGEDDIATLARSFNDMADAVSRQITQLAELSRVQQRFVSDVSHELRTPLTTIRLAGDLLFDARHAFEPSVARSAELLHAQVDRFELLLADLLEISRYDAQAVELETESVVPAALTADIVEEFRPLADRVGIELRLATPGGHTTMQLDARRIRRVLRNLVGNAVEHGDGQPVEVVVDSDSRSVAIAVRDRGVGMPPEDTARVFDRFWRADPSRKRTIGGTGLGLAISLGDAQLHGGRIDVWSRPGEGSAFVLVLPRRSAEAPPTSAIPLPALDESYDGPRGTEDQ, from the coding sequence GTGCCGTCCACGCCCGTCCCGGTGCCGTTCCGCCGGTTCCGACGGCGGACCCGGTCCTGGCTCCGTCGGATCTGGCGCGGCATCGCCTACCTGTGGCGGCGGTCGCTGCTCGTCCGCTCGGTCGCGATCACCGTCCTCACCACCGGGCTCGCGGTCGCCGTCATCGGCACGGCGGTGATGGTGAGCATCTCGAACAACGTCTACGCGCAGCGCCGCGACCAGATCGAGGCCGAGTCGGCGCGCGCCACGATCGTCGCGCAGGGGATCTTCGACGCGGCGACGGCCGCCGAGGACAACGACCAGACCGAGCTCGAGACGCTGCAGAGCGAGGCGCAGAACGCGATCCTCTCGAACACCACGAGCCCCGGCGGCACGAGCATCGCGATCGAACGGACCCCCGGCGCGTCGACGCCGCAGATCCTGCAGAACGTCGCGAGCCGCGGGTTCCCGGACGCCGTCATCACCGACGAGCTCCGTGCCCGGGTTGCCGCGGACACGGGTGAGCTGAGCCTCCAACCCGTCCGGCTCGACGGCCCCGACGGCCGCAGCCCCGGCCTCGCCGTCGGGTCGACGCTGCAGGTGCCCGGCGCGGGCCAGTACGAGCTGTACCTGGTCTACGACCTGTCCGACGCGCAGCAGACCCTCGACTTCGTGTCGCAGACGCTGTCGATCGGCGGTGTGGCGCTCATCGTGCTCATCGCCCTCGTGACCTCGCTCGTCGTGCGGCTCGTCGTCGTGCCGATCCGGGGCGCTGCCGAGACGAGTCGGAAGATCGCGGCCGGACGCCTCGACGAGCGCATCCCGGTCCGTGGCGAGGACGACATCGCGACCCTCGCCCGCAGCTTCAACGACATGGCCGACGCCGTCAGCCGCCAGATCACCCAGCTCGCCGAGCTGTCCCGCGTCCAGCAGCGGTTCGTGTCCGACGTCTCGCACGAACTCCGCACACCGCTCACGACGATCCGGCTGGCGGGGGACCTGCTCTTCGACGCCCGGCACGCCTTCGAGCCGTCGGTCGCCCGCTCCGCCGAGCTGCTGCACGCGCAGGTGGACCGCTTCGAACTGCTCCTGGCCGACCTGCTCGAGATCTCCCGGTACGACGCCCAGGCGGTCGAGCTCGAGACGGAGTCCGTCGTCCCCGCGGCGCTCACGGCCGACATCGTCGAGGAGTTCCGCCCGCTCGCTGACCGCGTCGGCATCGAGCTGCGGCTCGCGACCCCCGGTGGTCACACGACCATGCAGCTCGACGCACGCCGCATCCGTCGCGTGCTCCGCAACCTCGTGGGGAACGCCGTCGAGCACGGTGACGGGCAGCCCGTCGAGGTGGTGGTCGACAGCGACTCCCGCTCGGTGGCCATCGCCGTGCGCGACCGCGGCGTGGGCATGCCGCCCGAGGACACCGCCCGCGTCTTCGACCGGTTCTGGCGCGCCGACCCGAGCCGCAAGCGCACCATCGGCGGCACCGGGCTCGGCCTCGCCATCAGCCTGGGTGACGCGCAGCTGCACGGCGGCCGCATCGACGTCTGGTCCCGGCCGGGCGAGGGGTCGGCGTTCGTGCTCGTCCTGCCCCGTCGCAGCGCCGAGGCACCACCGACGTCGGCCATCCCGCTGCCGGCGCTCGACGAGTCGTACGACGGACCGAGAGGAACCGAGGACCAGTGA
- the hpf gene encoding ribosome hibernation-promoting factor, HPF/YfiA family, giving the protein MDVTITGRNVGVTDRFRSYVEQKSEKIDALADRALAFEVRVSRHHEKSSGAQGEDRVELTLIGPGPLVRAESAASDKYAAFDLAFARIAERLRRARDRKKVHRGRHRPTSVAEAAGAGFEGMGVEPADGKLIEEVATGAVPVVSADQGSDHDDEDAAYSPVVIRQKVFEAAPMTVDDALYHMELVGHDFYLFVDSETHRPSVVYRRKGWDYGVIGIDENPGADARGSEHVLVEETAPANA; this is encoded by the coding sequence ATGGACGTGACGATCACGGGCCGGAACGTCGGGGTCACCGACCGATTCCGGAGCTACGTGGAGCAGAAGTCCGAGAAGATCGACGCGCTCGCCGACCGCGCCCTCGCGTTCGAGGTGCGAGTGAGTCGGCACCACGAGAAGAGCAGCGGCGCGCAGGGTGAGGACCGCGTCGAACTGACGCTCATCGGACCGGGGCCGCTCGTGCGGGCCGAGTCCGCGGCGTCGGATAAGTACGCGGCGTTCGACCTCGCGTTCGCCCGCATCGCGGAGCGCCTGCGTCGTGCCCGCGACCGCAAGAAGGTGCACCGCGGACGGCACCGCCCGACGTCCGTCGCCGAGGCCGCGGGAGCGGGCTTCGAGGGCATGGGCGTCGAGCCCGCCGACGGCAAGCTCATCGAGGAGGTCGCCACCGGTGCGGTCCCCGTGGTCAGTGCTGACCAGGGCTCCGACCACGACGACGAGGACGCGGCCTACTCGCCGGTCGTCATCCGTCAGAAGGTGTTCGAGGCGGCGCCGATGACCGTCGACGACGCGCTGTACCACATGGAGCTCGTCGGGCACGACTTCTACCTGTTCGTCGACTCCGAGACCCACCGCCCGAGCGTCGTGTACCGCCGCAAGGGCTGGGACTACGGCGTCATCGGCATCGACGAGAACCCGGGCGCCGACGCCCGCGGCAGCGAGCACGTGCTCGTCGAGGAGACCGCACCCGCGAACGCCTAG
- a CDS encoding ComF family protein, with product MTTAPTAPAPVSPPTTAWRDALTAVVALLLPVVCVGCGTPDRALCRGCHTLLRELPGRTRLVAGVRLDAAFEYEGTVRTLLLEWKLRGRSDVVGPLTARTGALVRAALAAAPGAVVVRVPPSRRGARRRGFDPVVSVLRRAGLRRTPALRRLPVHPTAADPADVVAARAGGGQKERTALERVAATVGSLSAAALADGLRGRDVVLVDDVVTTGVTMAEAVRAVRAVGGRPVRCVAVASVEV from the coding sequence ATGACCACCGCGCCGACCGCACCCGCACCCGTGTCCCCGCCGACCACCGCGTGGCGCGACGCCCTCACCGCGGTGGTCGCCCTCCTGCTGCCGGTGGTCTGCGTCGGCTGCGGCACGCCCGACCGCGCGCTCTGCCGGGGGTGCCACACGCTGCTGCGGGAGCTGCCGGGCCGGACCCGACTCGTCGCGGGCGTCCGGCTCGACGCGGCGTTCGAGTACGAGGGGACCGTCCGCACCCTGCTCCTCGAGTGGAAGCTCCGGGGCCGGAGCGACGTCGTCGGCCCGCTCACCGCACGGACCGGCGCGCTCGTGCGTGCGGCGCTCGCCGCAGCACCGGGTGCGGTGGTGGTCCGGGTCCCGCCCTCCCGGCGGGGCGCGCGGCGTCGTGGCTTCGACCCGGTGGTGTCGGTCCTCCGTCGCGCCGGACTGCGGCGGACCCCCGCACTGCGCCGGCTGCCGGTCCACCCGACGGCGGCGGACCCGGCCGACGTCGTGGCGGCCCGGGCCGGCGGCGGGCAGAAGGAGCGCACCGCGCTCGAGCGCGTCGCGGCCACCGTCGGGTCGCTCAGCGCCGCCGCGCTCGCAGACGGGCTCCGCGGGCGGGACGTCGTGCTCGTCGACGACGTCGTGACGACCGGGGTCACCATGGCCGAGGCCGTCCGTGCCGTCCGCGCCGTGGGCGGTCGCCCGGTGCGCTGCGTCGCAGTCGCGAGCGTGGAGGTGTGA